In Treponema primitia ZAS-2, a genomic segment contains:
- a CDS encoding methyltransferase: MSQGLFSSADIDTGSRLLLRVLSQMWDDDKAAGRPLPVSVLDAGCGVGVLGICAGRALAAENGDSHLFSQLWVRAQDRDELARAFTAFNAALNGVFPSALQAYTEPLLAGPGAPWDLILSNIPAKAGKPVLLDFISRAAALLSPGGRTALVIVNTLADLIRSRIIELGLALIRDETGKGHTVLVFGPRPDISPQKMAEEVETEGTGTAGFLRQWPAYFRDAGDFEIETCSYHIDAFQGVADFDTPSGAVQAAAKLVKRLGLRPAAGPILVHEPDQGHFPAWLLQHLGTGKPPQAITGLLVLSGRNILALEAARHNSFLALEGGMGGNDTRNCGAGESSARKTGAFGIILAPAVDLLMDREVLAAAAHGAYSFITLFPELVPQTDRLGAYWDGLAALLADGGVGVIALPSSGAERFDREKPKGFTRLGDFKRKGFRALAYRHSG, from the coding sequence CTGTCCCAGGGGCTTTTCAGTTCCGCCGACATTGATACGGGCTCCCGGCTGCTCCTCAGGGTGCTTTCCCAAATGTGGGATGACGATAAGGCGGCTGGTCGGCCTTTGCCGGTATCCGTGCTTGATGCAGGCTGCGGGGTTGGGGTACTGGGCATCTGCGCAGGGCGGGCTCTGGCCGCCGAAAATGGTGACAGTCACCTTTTTTCGCAGCTGTGGGTCCGCGCCCAGGACCGGGATGAACTGGCCCGGGCCTTTACGGCGTTTAATGCCGCCCTAAACGGGGTTTTCCCTTCTGCATTACAGGCTTATACGGAACCGCTCCTTGCCGGCCCCGGCGCTCCCTGGGATCTGATCCTATCCAATATTCCCGCCAAGGCGGGGAAGCCGGTGCTATTAGACTTTATCTCCCGGGCCGCTGCCCTGCTTAGTCCCGGTGGCAGGACAGCTTTGGTAATTGTTAATACCCTTGCCGATCTAATCCGGTCCCGAATCATTGAGCTTGGACTAGCGCTGATCCGGGATGAAACCGGAAAGGGGCATACAGTTCTGGTTTTTGGCCCCCGGCCCGACATAAGCCCACAGAAAATGGCGGAGGAAGTTGAGACGGAAGGGACAGGAACCGCCGGTTTTCTCCGGCAATGGCCGGCTTATTTTCGAGACGCCGGAGACTTTGAGATAGAAACTTGTTCCTACCACATTGACGCCTTCCAGGGTGTGGCGGACTTCGATACCCCAAGCGGCGCGGTTCAGGCAGCGGCAAAGCTGGTGAAACGCCTAGGACTGCGCCCGGCAGCAGGACCGATCCTAGTACACGAACCGGACCAGGGGCATTTCCCAGCGTGGTTGCTGCAGCACCTGGGCACGGGGAAACCCCCGCAAGCCATAACCGGCCTGCTGGTCTTGAGCGGCAGAAATATCCTGGCCCTGGAAGCGGCCCGACACAACAGCTTTCTTGCCCTGGAAGGCGGCATGGGGGGAAACGATACGAGGAATTGCGGCGCGGGAGAAAGCAGCGCGAGGAAAACTGGCGCCTTCGGCATTATCCTGGCGCCCGCAGTGGATCTGCTCATGGACAGGGAAGTGCTGGCTGCTGCGGCTCATGGCGCCTACAGTTTTATTACGCTGTTTCCGGAATTGGTTCCCCAGACCGACCGGCTGGGCGCGTACTGGGACGGGCTTGCGGCGCTGTTGGCAGACGGGGGTGTTGGGGTAATCGCCCTGCCCTCCTCTGGCGCAGAACGATTTGACCGAGAGAAGCCCAAGGGGTTTACCCGGCTGGGCGATTTCAAACGCAAAGGATTCCGGGCACTGGCCTACCGGCATTCGGGGTAA
- a CDS encoding FMN-binding protein: MKKIFFIIVLCGAALLFFSCSKTAYKDGTYRGKSALDDTGAWGEIALTLRDGKVTDCVFITHQKDGSIKDENYGKVNGEISNQDFYDKAQLAVRAMAQYQRQYMETQSLKNLDAVSGATIAYNQFIEATELALEAASK, translated from the coding sequence ATGAAAAAGATATTTTTTATTATAGTACTCTGCGGGGCAGCGTTACTGTTTTTTTCATGTAGTAAAACTGCGTATAAGGACGGTACCTACAGAGGAAAGAGCGCCCTGGACGATACCGGCGCCTGGGGGGAGATCGCACTTACCCTGAGGGATGGCAAGGTTACTGATTGTGTGTTTATCACCCACCAGAAAGACGGAAGTATAAAAGATGAGAACTACGGCAAGGTCAATGGTGAAATTTCCAACCAGGATTTTTACGACAAGGCCCAGCTTGCGGTACGGGCCATGGCCCAATATCAGCGGCAGTACATGGAAACCCAAAGCTTGAAGAACCTGGATGCCGTAAGCGGCGCCACTATTGCCTATAATCAGTTTATTGAGGCAACGGAGCTTGCCCTGGAGGCGGCGTCAAAGTAG
- a CDS encoding ABC transporter ATP-binding protein: protein MDLLELRDISKTYGSLKALRDVNLTVRKGEWLAIMGPSGSGKTTMMNIIGCMDKPSTGDVILDGVNIAKESSKNLTTTRRDKIGLIFQQFHLVKYLSALENVMVAQYYHSMPDEKEALEALDRVGLADRARHLPSQLSGGEQQRVCIARALINYPMLILADEPTGNLDEANESMVLEIFKTLHREGSTLVVVTHDPEVAEDAQRTVVLEHGRVARIIDNEEAASAKKEGVL from the coding sequence GTGGATTTACTTGAGTTACGGGACATTTCAAAAACCTACGGGAGCCTCAAGGCCCTGCGGGATGTTAACCTCACAGTCCGGAAAGGGGAATGGCTTGCCATCATGGGCCCTTCGGGTTCCGGAAAAACCACCATGATGAACATCATAGGCTGCATGGACAAACCCTCCACAGGGGATGTCATCCTGGACGGCGTTAATATTGCTAAGGAGAGTTCCAAAAACCTCACCACCACCCGGCGGGATAAGATAGGCCTGATATTCCAGCAGTTCCATTTGGTAAAGTACCTCTCCGCCCTGGAAAACGTCATGGTAGCCCAGTACTACCACTCCATGCCTGACGAGAAGGAAGCCCTGGAAGCCCTGGACCGGGTCGGCCTGGCGGATCGTGCCAGGCACCTTCCCAGCCAGCTTTCCGGAGGCGAGCAGCAGCGGGTCTGCATTGCCCGAGCGCTGATCAACTACCCCATGCTGATCCTGGCGGACGAACCCACGGGCAACCTGGACGAGGCAAACGAATCCATGGTCCTGGAAATTTTTAAGACCCTTCACCGGGAGGGCAGCACCCTTGTGGTGGTTACCCACGACCCTGAAGTTGCCGAGGACGCTCAGCGCACGGTAGTGTTAGAACACGGGAGGGTCGCGAGGATTATTGATAATGAGGAAGCGGCAAGCGCTAAGAAGGAGGGAGTTTTATGA
- a CDS encoding ABC transporter permease — protein MAGKRQRFFIKMVVSSIVRRRSRMFVALLAIAIGATILSGLITVYYDIPRQMGREFRSYGANLVIVPSGLETVLTTETVKAAVAYLPGEELIGAAPYSYRMVKINEQPFMAAGTDLAEARKASPYWFVSGRWPEREGEALIGQQVSEMIRLNLGSPFTITGTDSRGQGMSREFTVSGIVQTGGTEEAFIFMSLSDFEAMMAEGDRIDVVECSVSSSGEDLQALADRISAGIPGAEARLVKRVTQSEGAVLTKLQGLVYLVTVIVLLLIMICVATTMMAVVAERRQEIGLRKALGAANSALVLEFLGEGAFLGALGGLLGAVFGFIFAQAVAMNVFNRPISFIPQLAPLTVIASVFITGLACLIPVRSATEVDPAIVLRGE, from the coding sequence ATGGCAGGTAAACGGCAGCGCTTTTTCATAAAAATGGTGGTCAGTTCCATTGTCCGGCGCAGGTCCCGGATGTTCGTAGCATTGCTGGCAATAGCTATTGGCGCAACGATACTGTCGGGACTTATCACGGTTTACTACGACATCCCCCGGCAAATGGGCCGGGAATTCCGCTCCTACGGGGCCAACCTGGTTATTGTCCCGTCGGGGCTTGAAACGGTATTGACCACAGAGACCGTGAAGGCTGCGGTAGCATATCTGCCTGGGGAGGAACTTATCGGCGCCGCCCCGTACAGTTACCGGATGGTGAAGATCAACGAGCAGCCCTTTATGGCAGCTGGGACGGATCTGGCCGAAGCCCGGAAGGCAAGCCCCTACTGGTTTGTGTCAGGCCGCTGGCCTGAGCGGGAAGGGGAGGCCCTGATCGGGCAGCAGGTATCCGAGATGATCCGCCTTAACCTAGGGAGCCCCTTTACCATTACCGGGACCGACAGCCGCGGGCAGGGAATGAGCCGGGAATTTACCGTCTCAGGCATAGTCCAAACCGGCGGGACCGAGGAAGCCTTTATCTTCATGTCCCTGTCTGACTTTGAGGCCATGATGGCCGAAGGGGATAGAATTGATGTGGTGGAATGCAGCGTCAGCTCCTCAGGGGAGGATCTCCAGGCCCTGGCAGATCGGATAAGCGCCGGTATTCCCGGCGCTGAGGCCCGGCTGGTTAAGCGGGTTACCCAGTCCGAAGGTGCGGTGCTTACCAAGCTCCAGGGCTTGGTGTACCTGGTTACCGTGATAGTATTACTGCTCATCATGATCTGTGTGGCCACCACCATGATGGCCGTGGTGGCTGAACGCCGCCAGGAAATCGGGCTGCGGAAAGCCCTGGGGGCGGCGAATTCCGCCCTGGTTCTGGAATTTCTGGGGGAGGGCGCCTTCCTGGGGGCTCTGGGCGGGCTCCTGGGCGCAGTATTCGGCTTTATCTTTGCCCAGGCTGTGGCCATGAACGTGTTTAACCGGCCCATCAGTTTTATACCCCAGTTGGCACCCCTCACGGTTATTGCGTCGGTGTTTATCACCGGCCTGGCCTGCCTGATTCCGGTGCGGAGCGCCACAGAAGTTGACCCTGCAATAGTGTTACGGGGAGAATGA
- a CDS encoding ABC transporter permease produces MFWRMVRRALFRQKGKMLMIAFTVALGASLATAMLNVMLDVGDKVNQELKTYGANINVVPRGASLLDDLYGVSDGGGVSDKYLPESELGNIKTIFWAFNIVDFTPYLNTRAKVNSNTEDVKVVGTWFGHHLDLPTGESLDTGMRNMKSWWDTGGGWLNDGDDGQVMVGRLAARRYNIAAGDTITIGGLARAKTFRVRGIFNAGGDEDGWIYTTLAAAQELAGRPGLVSSVEVSALTTPDNELSRRAGQDPKSLSIKEWETWYCTAYVSAICYQIDEVISDAVSKPIRMVAESEGAILEKTQLLMLLITILSLAGSALGISNLVTTSVMERANEIGLLKAVGAYDGPVSALILTEIIITGIVGGAAGYFAGLGFAQIIGQSVFSQAIDIKPMVIPLVAVLVLLVTLVGSIPSIRLLLSLRPAEVLHGR; encoded by the coding sequence ATGTTCTGGAGAATGGTACGACGTGCGCTTTTCCGCCAAAAGGGGAAAATGCTGATGATAGCCTTTACGGTTGCCCTGGGAGCCTCCCTGGCCACAGCAATGCTGAACGTGATGCTTGATGTGGGGGATAAGGTAAACCAGGAGCTGAAAACCTACGGCGCCAATATCAACGTGGTGCCCCGGGGCGCTTCTCTGCTGGACGATCTCTACGGGGTCAGCGACGGCGGCGGGGTGTCGGACAAGTATTTGCCGGAATCGGAGCTGGGCAATATCAAGACCATATTCTGGGCTTTTAACATCGTCGACTTTACCCCCTACCTCAACACCCGTGCAAAGGTCAACAGCAATACTGAAGATGTTAAGGTAGTGGGAACCTGGTTTGGTCATCACCTGGACCTTCCCACCGGGGAATCCCTGGATACGGGGATGCGGAACATGAAGTCCTGGTGGGACACCGGCGGCGGCTGGCTCAATGACGGGGATGACGGTCAGGTCATGGTGGGCCGCTTGGCTGCCCGGCGCTATAATATCGCTGCGGGGGATACTATCACCATCGGTGGCCTTGCCCGGGCTAAAACTTTCCGGGTGCGGGGGATATTTAACGCCGGGGGGGACGAGGATGGGTGGATATACACCACCCTGGCCGCGGCCCAGGAACTGGCGGGCAGGCCGGGCCTGGTGAGCAGCGTTGAAGTCAGCGCCCTGACCACCCCGGATAACGAGCTTTCCCGCCGGGCCGGGCAGGACCCAAAAAGCCTTTCCATTAAGGAATGGGAGACCTGGTACTGCACCGCCTATGTAAGCGCCATCTGCTATCAGATTGATGAAGTAATCAGCGATGCGGTGTCCAAGCCCATACGCATGGTTGCTGAATCGGAAGGCGCTATTCTGGAAAAAACACAATTGCTGATGCTCCTGATAACGATACTGAGCCTGGCCGGTTCAGCCCTGGGCATTTCCAACCTGGTTACCACCAGCGTCATGGAGCGGGCCAACGAAATCGGCCTTCTCAAGGCGGTGGGAGCCTACGACGGCCCGGTATCCGCACTGATACTGACGGAGATCATTATCACCGGAATTGTTGGAGGCGCGGCGGGGTATTTCGCCGGCCTGGGATTCGCCCAGATCATCGGCCAGTCCGTGTTCAGCCAGGCAATAGACATAAAACCCATGGTGATACCCTTGGTAGCGGTTCTGGTGCTCCTGGTCACCCTGGTGGGAAGTATCCCTTCAATACGGCTGCTCCTGTCCCTGCGCCCTGCGGAGGTGCTCCATGGCAGGTAA
- a CDS encoding Fe-S-containing protein, whose amino-acid sequence MLRYLIQVVHTSLTTAILTALLFAVIFKKGDPGRKKWLAAGSIAGVVASAILAVLRRTTALINRGFFNTWTLSIAIIGGIVFILLLWGVLEKSFPKLHRRTMDCAGAVLTASLFFYVLPTLFLYPTEFLLAGESVFSTDFLFKIIGFFAGLGIVLITALALFNAGTVLPDKLLRLFLTLGLVINMVNQLSAIIQFLFARRIIPMVRWVFRIIVVTINNNVFFLYAIMAIAFFLPVFLFVKSFYPNQNYSNPAEHRKIRSAMRRNRRWSIAVVLGFGVSLTTLTAVKSYAEQGVTLSPAEPMSIVGEEIIIPIDQVSDGHLHRFAFNTSDNTEVRFIVIRKNEIAYGVGLDACDICGATGYYERKGQVICRLCDVVMNISTIGFKGGCNPVPLAYALRGGTMVVSTGDLENEKGRFK is encoded by the coding sequence ATGCTTAGGTATCTCATTCAGGTTGTGCATACTTCGCTGACCACGGCGATTCTCACCGCTTTATTATTTGCGGTAATTTTTAAAAAAGGCGACCCGGGCCGGAAGAAATGGCTGGCTGCGGGGAGTATAGCCGGGGTAGTTGCATCGGCGATTCTTGCAGTTTTGCGGCGTACCACTGCCCTCATAAACCGGGGGTTTTTTAATACTTGGACTTTATCCATCGCTATCATTGGGGGGATCGTGTTTATCCTGCTCCTTTGGGGAGTCTTGGAAAAAAGCTTTCCAAAACTGCACCGCCGGACCATGGATTGTGCAGGCGCTGTTCTTACGGCGTCCCTGTTTTTTTACGTCCTTCCCACATTATTCCTGTATCCAACAGAATTCCTCCTGGCAGGGGAAAGTGTCTTTAGTACAGATTTTCTTTTTAAGATCATAGGGTTCTTTGCGGGGCTTGGGATCGTCCTGATTACCGCCCTGGCGCTTTTTAATGCCGGCACTGTCTTGCCTGACAAACTTTTACGTCTTTTTCTCACCCTTGGCCTTGTTATTAATATGGTAAATCAATTGTCTGCGATTATTCAGTTTCTCTTTGCCCGGCGTATCATACCCATGGTACGCTGGGTTTTCAGAATAATTGTGGTGACGATTAACAATAATGTGTTTTTTCTTTATGCTATCATGGCTATAGCATTTTTTCTGCCTGTTTTCCTGTTTGTGAAGAGTTTCTATCCTAACCAGAATTACAGCAACCCTGCGGAACACCGGAAGATCCGCTCTGCCATGCGCCGGAACCGGCGTTGGAGTATCGCAGTAGTTCTGGGCTTTGGGGTTTCCCTTACCACCCTTACGGCGGTTAAATCCTATGCGGAACAGGGGGTAACCCTTTCCCCGGCGGAACCCATGAGCATTGTGGGGGAAGAGATCATTATCCCCATTGACCAGGTCAGTGACGGGCATCTCCACCGTTTTGCCTTTAACACTTCTGATAATACCGAGGTGCGGTTCATCGTGATACGGAAAAACGAAATCGCCTATGGGGTCGGCCTTGACGCCTGTGATATATGCGGTGCCACGGGGTATTATGAACGGAAGGGGCAGGTCATCTGCCGGCTCTGCGATGTGGTGATGAATATTTCTACCATTGGTTTCAAGGGGGGCTGCAATCCGGTTCCCCTGGCCTACGCCCTCAGGGGGGGAACCATGGTGGTGTCTACCGGGGACCTGGAAAACGAAAAAGGGCGGTTCAAATAG
- a CDS encoding iron transporter, translated as MNIRKLMVLLLIAGCTAFAFAGGGQQGTRPASAVAPGEVAGFEEFPLGDDFELGPLNVAGVYFQPVDMIPAAAGLPASQSDIHIEADISALENELGYGVGDFVPNLTVRYEISQPSGWKIEGTFMPMNASDGPHYGANVKLNGIGEYTVKFFIQNPEAQGYVLHVDKTTGVPGRFWGQPLVAEWNVAYAGPQW; from the coding sequence ATGAATATCAGAAAACTGATGGTACTTCTATTGATTGCGGGCTGCACCGCCTTTGCCTTTGCCGGCGGCGGTCAGCAGGGAACCAGGCCCGCCAGCGCGGTTGCCCCCGGCGAGGTTGCGGGTTTCGAGGAATTTCCTTTAGGGGATGATTTTGAATTAGGGCCCCTCAATGTGGCGGGCGTCTATTTCCAGCCTGTGGATATGATCCCCGCTGCTGCAGGTCTTCCTGCGTCCCAGTCGGATATACACATTGAAGCGGATATCTCCGCCCTGGAGAACGAGCTGGGCTATGGGGTCGGTGACTTTGTTCCCAACCTTACGGTCCGGTATGAGATTAGCCAGCCCAGCGGCTGGAAAATCGAAGGGACTTTTATGCCCATGAACGCCAGCGATGGCCCTCACTACGGCGCCAATGTTAAACTCAACGGCATCGGGGAGTATACGGTCAAATTCTTCATCCAGAATCCCGAAGCCCAGGGTTATGTGCTCCACGTGGACAAGACCACTGGCGTACCCGGCCGCTTCTGGGGCCAGCCCCTGGTTGCTGAATGGAACGTGGCCTATGCAGGGCCTCAGTGGTAG
- a CDS encoding FTR1 family iron permease: MRKKLVLSILIVVMVSMISTPVFAAFASWNEIVDEMRDVINQSYNTYLTGDIDTAKDQVDTAYFGYYEKLGFEKTVMAYVSGARAAKVEYQFSIIKKAMTNRAPNNEVRQALDLLVQYLREDANQLDGKGESALGVFLGSLLIIVREGFEAILVVGAIVAYLLKSGNKKSTKPVYWGAILALGFSVVMAFILNALTGNASGQGQEILEGVTMLVAVAVLFYVSNWMVSKAEAEAWTSYIEGKVQSSITKGSVFSLAFAAFLAVFREGAETILFYQALLAQTQSYVNMVWLGLGIGAVILVAVYILIRVVSFRLPLKPFFLGTSVLLFLMSVTFIGNGIKELQEGNLIGVTPVSFVGSVDILGIYPTLETLIPQILLLAATVITFVMQLKRNKRLSSAAAV; this comes from the coding sequence TTGCGTAAAAAGTTAGTTTTATCTATCTTGATAGTGGTCATGGTAAGCATGATTTCCACGCCGGTTTTTGCCGCCTTTGCATCCTGGAATGAGATAGTGGATGAAATGCGGGATGTGATAAACCAGTCTTACAATACCTACCTGACCGGGGACATTGATACTGCCAAAGATCAGGTGGATACGGCCTATTTTGGGTATTATGAAAAACTCGGCTTTGAAAAAACCGTGATGGCCTATGTCTCAGGCGCTCGGGCCGCCAAAGTGGAGTACCAGTTCAGTATTATTAAGAAAGCTATGACCAATCGCGCCCCAAACAATGAGGTGCGCCAGGCCCTGGATCTCCTGGTGCAGTACCTTAGGGAGGATGCCAACCAGTTGGACGGCAAAGGGGAGAGCGCCCTGGGGGTTTTCCTGGGTTCCCTGCTGATCATAGTCCGGGAAGGCTTTGAGGCGATCCTGGTGGTGGGGGCCATTGTGGCCTACCTTTTAAAAAGCGGGAACAAAAAAAGTACCAAGCCGGTTTACTGGGGGGCGATTCTGGCCCTGGGCTTCAGTGTGGTCATGGCCTTTATCCTGAACGCCTTGACAGGCAATGCCAGCGGGCAGGGCCAGGAGATTCTTGAGGGGGTCACCATGCTGGTGGCCGTGGCGGTGCTTTTCTATGTAAGCAACTGGATGGTATCCAAGGCGGAAGCCGAAGCATGGACCTCTTATATAGAAGGAAAGGTTCAAAGTTCCATAACTAAGGGTTCCGTGTTTTCTCTGGCCTTCGCAGCGTTCCTGGCGGTTTTCCGGGAAGGCGCCGAGACGATCCTCTTTTACCAGGCTCTGCTGGCCCAAACCCAAAGCTATGTCAACATGGTGTGGCTCGGCCTGGGCATAGGCGCAGTGATCCTGGTGGCTGTCTATATCCTTATCCGGGTGGTGAGTTTCCGTCTGCCTCTGAAGCCCTTTTTCCTGGGCACCAGTGTGCTGCTCTTCCTCATGTCGGTCACCTTTATTGGTAACGGCATCAAGGAGCTTCAGGAAGGAAATCTTATCGGGGTTACTCCGGTTTCCTTTGTCGGTTCCGTGGATATCCTGGGGATCTATCCCACCCTGGAAACCCTTATCCCACAGATACTGCTGCTGGCTGCCACGGTCATAACCTTTGTGATGCAGCTCAAGCGGAATAAGCGTCTCAGTTCTGCGGCGGCAGTGTAG
- a CDS encoding type II toxin-antitoxin system VapB family antitoxin produces the protein MRTTLDLPETLVAEAMEITNISTKKGVIMTALENLIRAEKIKGIKDYAGKIDLGIDIEKMRKR, from the coding sequence ATGAGAACGACCTTGGATTTACCTGAAACATTAGTCGCAGAGGCCATGGAAATAACCAATATTTCCACGAAAAAAGGAGTTATTATGACAGCATTGGAAAATTTAATCCGTGCAGAAAAAATTAAAGGAATTAAAGATTATGCCGGAAAAATTGATCTTGGAATTGACATTGAAAAAATGAGGAAAAGGTGA
- a CDS encoding PIN domain-containing protein, with protein MNNILVDSSAWIEYFKTYKDYAFIDDLIDNNSICTNDLILTELLPSMIHKKEKHLIVLLNSVVKYEIEIDWKELQNIQVKNYKHGYNDIGITDLIIAQNCLQNNLSLVARDKHFNEMAEYLPLKMYK; from the coding sequence GTGAATAATATACTAGTGGATTCATCGGCATGGATAGAATATTTCAAGACCTATAAAGATTACGCCTTTATTGACGATCTCATAGACAATAATTCAATATGCACCAATGATTTAATCTTAACAGAATTATTGCCGTCAATGATTCATAAAAAAGAAAAACATTTAATAGTATTACTTAACAGTGTAGTAAAATATGAAATAGAAATTGACTGGAAAGAATTACAGAATATTCAAGTTAAAAATTATAAGCATGGATACAATGATATAGGGATAACAGATTTAATAATTGCACAAAATTGCTTGCAAAATAATTTATCATTAGTTGCACGGGATAAACATTTTAACGAAATGGCCGAGTATTTACCTTTAAAAATGTATAAATAG
- a CDS encoding M81 family metallopeptidase translates to MRILIGGMNHESNTLNPIITGARDFLIARGAELLVPGYAPQSAIAGIVETLKKAGCELVPALMARAVPNGVVSHSLYEELRAEFILSIREALAAGPIDGICLALHGSMKVENLGCAEGDLLAHIRKILPHVPCTASLDMHATVTKEMLDAVNGFVGYKTAPHIDCAETGAHAAAMLLTSLKTGKKLYTAYRRIPMLIAGEKSESEAEPMSSLIELCREAEKRPGILGASFLLGFPWADDEHNAACALVTGFSENETSANTIAAVTENLAAQFWKRRREFAFRSEYYDSAAAMEAAYRAVLENHEKPVFVSDSGDNPTAGAAGDSTDLLEKILARLDMVEKLPTPLLYSGFYDAPAAAVCVKAGIGAVVDTTLGGNWDTLNGKKIPLGLEVRNIVRNFGPHKSDLVLASSGNILFTITSAHIGFGDPDLLPSLGVKAEDYSLVVVKLGYLEPCFRTIARRAILATSKGCSNEVLESIPYKRVTRPLYPLDEDAEL, encoded by the coding sequence ATGCGTATTCTGATTGGCGGCATGAACCATGAGTCTAATACCCTGAATCCCATTATCACCGGGGCGAGGGATTTTTTAATTGCCCGGGGAGCAGAACTGCTTGTGCCGGGCTACGCTCCCCAATCTGCCATAGCGGGAATCGTGGAAACATTAAAAAAAGCGGGCTGCGAATTGGTTCCGGCCCTGATGGCCCGGGCAGTACCAAACGGGGTGGTGTCCCACTCCTTGTACGAGGAGCTTAGGGCTGAATTTATCCTGAGTATCCGGGAAGCATTGGCGGCGGGGCCCATAGACGGAATTTGTCTGGCCCTGCACGGCTCAATGAAGGTAGAAAACCTGGGCTGCGCCGAAGGGGATCTCCTGGCCCATATCCGAAAAATCCTGCCCCATGTCCCGTGCACAGCATCCCTGGATATGCATGCCACGGTTACTAAGGAAATGCTGGATGCGGTAAACGGCTTTGTGGGCTATAAAACCGCCCCCCATATTGACTGCGCTGAAACCGGCGCCCATGCCGCAGCAATGCTGTTGACCAGTCTGAAAACCGGAAAAAAGCTCTACACCGCCTACCGCCGGATCCCCATGCTTATCGCCGGGGAAAAGTCCGAATCCGAGGCGGAGCCCATGTCCTCCCTGATTGAATTGTGCCGGGAAGCGGAGAAACGCCCGGGCATCCTGGGGGCATCTTTTCTGCTGGGCTTCCCCTGGGCGGATGACGAACATAATGCCGCCTGCGCCCTGGTCACAGGGTTTTCTGAAAACGAGACTTCAGCCAATACAATAGCTGCGGTAACAGAAAACCTGGCGGCCCAGTTCTGGAAACGCCGCAGGGAATTTGCTTTCCGCAGCGAATATTACGATTCGGCGGCAGCCATGGAGGCGGCTTACCGGGCGGTGCTGGAGAACCATGAAAAGCCGGTGTTTGTCTCTGATTCCGGGGACAACCCCACAGCCGGAGCCGCCGGGGACTCTACGGACCTTTTGGAAAAAATCCTCGCCCGGCTTGACATGGTAGAAAAACTGCCCACACCGTTACTGTACAGCGGCTTTTACGATGCCCCCGCTGCTGCGGTCTGCGTCAAGGCGGGAATAGGCGCAGTGGTAGACACCACCCTGGGGGGGAACTGGGACACCCTGAACGGCAAAAAGATCCCTCTGGGCCTGGAAGTGCGGAACATTGTCCGGAATTTCGGCCCCCATAAATCGGACCTGGTACTGGCATCCTCGGGAAACATTCTTTTTACCATCACCTCCGCCCACATCGGCTTTGGCGACCCGGATCTGCTCCCCAGTCTGGGGGTAAAGGCGGAAGATTACAGCCTGGTGGTAGTAAAGCTGGGCTACCTGGAGCCCTGTTTCCGTACCATTGCCCGGCGGGCCATCCTCGCCACCTCCAAGGGCTGTTCCAATGAAGTGCTGGAAAGTATCCCCTATAAACGGGTTACCCGGCCCCTGTATCCCCTGGATGAGGACGCGGAGCTCTAG